A stretch of the Streptococcus suis genome encodes the following:
- the trxA gene encoding thioredoxin, producing MVQVVTDANFEVETQEGVVLVDFWAPWCGPCRMQAPILEQLDGEVDEDELRIYKMDVDENPNTARQFGIMSIPTLLFKKDGQVVKQVAGVHTKEQIKAILAEIG from the coding sequence ATGGTTCAAGTTGTTACAGATGCAAACTTTGAAGTTGAAACACAAGAAGGCGTAGTCCTTGTTGACTTTTGGGCACCATGGTGTGGCCCTTGTCGTATGCAAGCACCAATCTTGGAACAATTAGATGGTGAAGTGGACGAAGACGAATTACGTATTTATAAAATGGATGTAGATGAAAATCCAAACACAGCTCGTCAGTTTGGTATCATGTCTATCCCAACACTTCTGTTCAAAAAAGATGGACAAGTTGTAAAACAAGTTGCTGGTGTTCATACGAAGGAGCAAATCAAAGCGATTTTAGCTGAAATTGGCTAA
- the msrB gene encoding peptide-methionine (R)-S-oxide reductase — MKEIYLAGGCFWGMEGYFSQIDGILDTSVGYANGQVETTNYQLLKQTDHAETLYLAYDETRINLREILLYYFRVIDPFSVNQQGPDKGRQYRTGIYYTDEVDLPTIEQVMTEQSQLFGGRPLAVEVEPLAHYIPAEDYHQDYLKKNPQGYCHIDLGQAKIPLIDVADYQKPDQQVLKDSLTDLQYRVTQEAATERPFENEFWNSEQAGIYVDITTGEPLFLSTDKFDSGCGWPSFTKPISKEVATYFQDKSHGMNRIEVRSRAGHAHLGHVFDDGPRDKGGLRYCINSAALRFIPREEMEEAGYGLFLDILS, encoded by the coding sequence ATGAAAGAAATTTATCTAGCAGGCGGTTGTTTCTGGGGAATGGAAGGCTACTTTTCCCAGATCGATGGTATTCTTGACACCAGCGTTGGCTATGCCAATGGACAGGTGGAGACGACCAATTATCAACTCCTCAAACAAACAGACCACGCAGAGACGCTCTATCTAGCCTATGATGAGACTCGTATCAATTTGCGGGAAATTCTCCTCTACTATTTCCGTGTCATTGATCCCTTCTCTGTCAATCAGCAGGGACCTGACAAGGGGCGCCAGTATCGGACTGGTATCTATTATACAGATGAGGTTGATTTGCCGACCATCGAGCAAGTCATGACGGAGCAGTCCCAGCTCTTTGGTGGACGCCCCCTAGCCGTTGAAGTGGAGCCACTCGCGCATTACATCCCCGCCGAAGATTACCATCAGGATTATTTGAAGAAAAATCCCCAAGGGTACTGCCATATCGATCTTGGGCAGGCAAAAATCCCTCTGATTGATGTTGCAGACTACCAAAAGCCAGACCAGCAAGTCTTAAAAGACAGCTTGACCGACCTCCAGTATCGAGTCACTCAAGAAGCTGCGACGGAAAGACCCTTCGAAAATGAGTTTTGGAATAGTGAACAAGCTGGCATCTACGTCGATATTACGACTGGCGAGCCGCTCTTTCTCTCGACGGACAAATTCGATTCAGGTTGCGGCTGGCCCTCCTTTACCAAACCAATCAGCAAAGAAGTTGCGACTTATTTCCAAGATAAGTCCCATGGCATGAACCGTATTGAAGTCCGTAGTCGGGCTGGTCATGCTCATTTAGGTCATGTCTTTGATGACGGACCGCGTGATAAAGGCGGTCTCCGTTACTGTATCAACTCAGCAGCCCTTCGTTTCATACCGAGAGAGGAAATGGAAGAAGCAGGATATGGACTGTTTTTAGATATTCTTTCTTGA
- a CDS encoding acetate--CoA ligase: MSTISYKPLNLYRQFKSAAQEFPNVTIYFDQPYASFSELGLENTYQTVFEAIQKRAAQFAEAGIVGYGDKVVLYKSPAFDTYLVAVAVTALGAVPVMISYHLPSSNLDVFAERLEKSFILYDQETEERVAGVTRTDLVTKVFLPQVLVQETVAFEENLLPEDVIQYMTHTSGTTGVPKLICHTAQTMGWRVAWQQTIFDKMTERGLLAFHISPVHSRYNISVSSAIGLGFPLYPLSSARKDDLERALALHRPSALETHPNNFVQWARLAKEKPEVFSSIRYYHSTFDAINIGTLRAFLEASKEQLPVFMQVYGQSECGPMILRYHHLENLGTVSGRDMGIGLEGYTEARITDAQGNPLPAGENGHIQFLSKGRAVTYYKEDARFQDNVYGAWRDSGDYGCMNPEGTLLLKDRQVDLIEHIGSILALEDVLLEKLDFLSEVVIIRDINGAPQPIIALADDAEMNWEAWWAMVADLPLLKETILMAYDVIPRTATMKVQRLKMEAEMKEKNL, translated from the coding sequence TTGTCAACTATTAGTTACAAACCATTAAATCTCTATCGTCAGTTTAAATCAGCAGCTCAAGAGTTTCCAAATGTTACCATTTATTTTGACCAACCCTATGCATCCTTCTCTGAATTAGGATTGGAAAATACCTATCAAACCGTTTTTGAGGCCATTCAAAAAAGAGCTGCCCAATTTGCAGAGGCAGGTATTGTTGGCTATGGAGACAAGGTGGTTCTGTATAAGAGCCCAGCTTTCGACACCTATTTGGTAGCAGTAGCGGTAACGGCATTGGGTGCTGTTCCTGTTATGATTTCCTATCATTTGCCATCTTCGAATTTAGATGTGTTTGCGGAGCGATTGGAAAAGTCTTTCATTCTCTACGACCAAGAAACGGAAGAACGTGTAGCAGGAGTGACTCGAACTGACCTGGTAACAAAGGTATTTTTACCCCAAGTCCTAGTGCAAGAAACAGTTGCTTTTGAAGAAAATCTCCTGCCAGAAGATGTCATTCAATACATGACCCATACTTCAGGAACGACAGGTGTTCCAAAATTAATCTGCCACACAGCACAGACCATGGGTTGGCGAGTAGCTTGGCAACAAACTATTTTTGACAAGATGACGGAGAGAGGCTTGCTGGCCTTCCATATCTCTCCTGTTCATTCACGCTATAATATCAGCGTGTCGTCGGCGATTGGGTTAGGATTCCCCCTCTACCCGCTTTCTTCTGCAAGAAAAGATGATCTTGAACGGGCGCTTGCTCTTCATCGTCCAAGTGCTCTGGAAACCCATCCTAATAACTTTGTCCAATGGGCAAGATTGGCCAAGGAAAAACCAGAGGTCTTTAGTAGCATTCGTTATTACCATTCGACCTTTGATGCTATCAATATTGGTACGCTTCGCGCCTTCTTGGAGGCTTCTAAAGAGCAACTTCCAGTCTTTATGCAGGTTTATGGTCAAAGTGAATGTGGTCCAATGATTTTACGTTACCATCACTTGGAAAATCTAGGAACAGTTAGTGGACGAGATATGGGGATTGGTCTGGAAGGTTACACAGAAGCACGCATCACAGATGCCCAAGGGAATCCTCTCCCAGCTGGAGAAAACGGCCACATTCAGTTCCTGTCAAAAGGACGTGCTGTGACCTACTATAAAGAAGATGCCCGCTTCCAAGATAATGTGTACGGTGCTTGGCGGGATAGTGGTGACTACGGCTGCATGAATCCAGAGGGTACACTTCTTCTAAAAGACCGTCAGGTTGACCTCATTGAGCATATCGGCAGCATCCTTGCCTTGGAAGATGTATTGTTGGAAAAATTGGACTTTTTATCAGAAGTCGTGATTATCCGCGATATCAATGGTGCACCGCAGCCGATTATCGCTCTGGCAGACGATGCTGAGATGAACTGGGAAGCTTGGTGGGCCATGGTTGCAGACCTACCACTATTGAAAGAAACCATCTTGATGGCTTATGACGTCATTCCACGTACTGCGACTATGAAGGTTCAACGCCTCAAAATGGAGGCAGAAATGAAAGAAAAAAATCTGTAA